In the genome of Gloeotrichia echinulata CP02, one region contains:
- a CDS encoding TonB family protein — protein MSLSSTALEQREKEAQTLKSFLLYSLIGSTALHIGVFALALSNFLKRIPQLQEEPIDVVIIETPTPQEVKPSEITKSQPKVNAGGGGGGGGSKPIQTQTTTSGTAASLLPLTKQSTVQTGSIQKLVDRLKTPPSQPTITTVPPKPIENTPSAVTEPSIVQTGSIQKLVDRLKTQPPQPTITTVPPKPIENTAPPVTEPSIVQTGSIQKLVDRLKTQPPQPTIATTPSAVTGLNVSPGAGANSSTPQSSASAQASGSATNNSSSNGVGNGSGNGVGNGSGNGVGNGSGNGSGNGVGNGSGNGSGNGVGNGSGNGVGNGSGNGVGNGSGNGVGNGSGNGVGNGSGNGVGNEPKKEDTTVATAPKPPTDNGSRLDRADCLKCDIKYPDRARRRGVEGNPEVAVDTDDNGNVTRVRLIRSSGDKELDEAAQRAAQEWKLKPTSGGRQGVKASVNFAIQGSRRHRELQETQRKREREREREREAREKKPDTAVSNPNVTESPQRSQRSTTGVVTDVPQENTTRRNRETTPRRQRVESDTPTPSEETTPRRRQRVESDTPTPSEETTPRRRQRVESDTPTPSEETTPRRQRVESDTPTQSEEGREERVQKRRKRLEEILRRREKPSQSPPSDSPAPASTPPAESTP, from the coding sequence ATGAGCTTGTCGAGTACCGCGCTGGAGCAGCGAGAAAAAGAAGCGCAGACCCTTAAGTCTTTTCTGCTCTACAGTCTAATTGGTTCAACAGCGTTACATATCGGGGTATTCGCCTTAGCCCTAAGCAATTTCTTGAAGAGAATTCCTCAACTCCAAGAAGAACCGATTGACGTGGTAATTATCGAAACTCCGACTCCCCAAGAAGTAAAACCATCAGAAATTACCAAATCTCAACCAAAGGTAAATGCAGGGGGTGGTGGTGGTGGTGGCGGTAGCAAGCCTATTCAAACCCAAACTACCACAAGTGGGACAGCAGCTTCTTTGTTACCTCTAACAAAACAATCAACTGTGCAAACTGGCTCGATACAGAAGTTGGTTGATAGGTTAAAAACGCCCCCATCACAGCCGACAATAACAACAGTACCACCAAAGCCAATTGAAAATACACCATCAGCAGTCACTGAACCTTCAATAGTGCAAACTGGCTCGATACAGAAGTTAGTCGATAGGTTAAAAACGCAGCCACCACAGCCGACAATAACAACAGTACCACCAAAGCCAATTGAAAATACAGCACCACCAGTGACTGAACCTTCAATAGTGCAAACTGGCTCGATACAGAAGTTGGTTGATAGGTTAAAAACTCAGCCACCACAGCCGACAATAGCAACTACACCCTCAGCGGTGACTGGTCTGAATGTTTCCCCAGGTGCTGGGGCTAATTCTTCTACTCCACAATCATCAGCATCCGCACAAGCTAGTGGTAGCGCTACAAATAATAGCTCTAGTAATGGCGTCGGGAATGGTTCGGGGAATGGCGTCGGGAATGGTTCAGGGAATGGCGTCGGGAATGGTTCAGGGAATGGTTCCGGGAATGGCGTTGGGAATGGTTCGGGGAATGGTTCAGGGAATGGCGTCGGGAATGGTTCAGGGAATGGCGTCGGGAATGGTTCGGGGAATGGCGTCGGGAATGGTTCAGGGAATGGCGTCGGGAATGGTTCAGGGAATGGCGTCGGGAATGGTTCAGGGAATGGCGTCGGGAATGAACCAAAAAAAGAAGATACAACAGTAGCTACAGCGCCAAAACCTCCAACAGATAATGGTTCACGATTAGATCGTGCAGACTGCCTCAAGTGTGATATTAAATATCCAGACAGGGCGAGACGACGAGGCGTAGAAGGCAATCCAGAGGTAGCTGTTGATACAGATGATAATGGCAATGTCACGCGAGTGCGGTTAATTCGTTCTAGTGGTGATAAAGAACTAGATGAAGCAGCACAAAGAGCAGCACAAGAGTGGAAATTAAAACCCACATCTGGCGGTAGACAAGGGGTGAAAGCATCAGTTAATTTTGCTATTCAAGGTTCACGGCGTCACCGCGAACTTCAAGAAACACAAAGAAAACGAGAAAGAGAAAGAGAAAGAGAAAGAGAAGCTAGAGAGAAAAAGCCAGATACAGCCGTTTCTAACCCAAATGTGACAGAATCTCCTCAACGTAGCCAGCGGTCAACAACAGGAGTGGTTACAGATGTTCCCCAGGAAAATACTACCAGGCGAAATCGAGAAACCACACCCCGCCGTCAGCGCGTAGAATCTGACACACCAACTCCATCAGAGGAAACCACACCCCGCCGCCGTCAGCGCGTAGAATCAGACACACCAACTCCATCGGAGGAAACCACACCCCGCCGCCGTCAGCGCGTAGAATCAGACACACCAACTCCATCGGAAGAAACGACACCCCGCCGTCAGCGTGTAGAATCTGACACACCAACTCAGTCAGAGGAAGGTAGAGAGGAGAGAGTGCAAAAAAGGCGCAAGCGGTTAGAAGAAATCCTGCGTCGTCGTGAAAAACCATCACAGTCACCACCGTCAGATTCACCAGCGCCTGCTTCTACACCGCCTGCTGAATCTACCCCATAA
- a CDS encoding penicillin acylase family protein yields MRRTRKNWLRKRLKNTVIVVLLLGLFLVGFAFHTVRQSFPQESGTIQLSTLKAEVSVQRDNLGIPHIYAANSHDLFMAQGYIHAQDRFWQMDFWRHIGSGRLAEMFGPSQLETDKYLRTMGWARVAKQELAAMDAEMNAYLEAYAAGVNAYLAEHQGANLSLEYAVLKLMNPGYKPEPWKPLHSLTWGKVMAYDLGRNFQSEIERTVLLKTLNLAQVEELFPPYPQDSPAILPDLQKRKTGEQDSFDETQLIASGTEVIESITQPMLALEKLLGGTGIGIGSNSWVISGDRTTTGKPILANDPHLAVQIPSIWYEVGLHCTSKSAECPYNVTGFSFAGMLGVIIGHNDRIAWGVTNVQSDVMDLYIEKINPNNPNQYEVNGKWVDMQMVNETIQIAGGQPIVQKVRYTRHGPILSDVSPNLKQFPSNQGVEIPSNYAVALRWTALEPSKLVYAIPLLNRAESWTDFRAAARNYEVPAQNLIYADIDGNIGYQLPGKYPIRAKGNGRYPVPGWTNEYEWRGYINFEQLPQSFNPTQGYIATANNLVQRKYPGMITTDWVYGYRAKRITDMISQSNQPISLLDVESIQADNYNLNAQTLIPLLQSISLDSPSLKVAEKLLRNWNFQLEMSSPAAALFEVFWKHLLADTFHDQLPEEYYPDGGDRWYTVVSNLVKKPDSFWWDNRKTPKVENRDQILLQALTEAVDELERHQSKDPKFWNWGKLHTITFRNATLGKSGIAPIEALFNRGAFATAGNGETVNANRWRASESYQVTEIPSMRMVVDLANLANSVAIHTPGQSGHAFHAHYTDMVDPWRKVEYHPMLWEEKTVLGNAQGRLRLVP; encoded by the coding sequence ATGAGAAGAACCAGGAAAAATTGGTTGCGGAAGAGACTTAAAAACACCGTGATTGTGGTGCTGTTGCTGGGTCTATTTTTAGTCGGTTTTGCCTTCCACACTGTCCGTCAATCCTTTCCGCAAGAAAGTGGTACAATTCAATTATCCACACTCAAGGCTGAGGTGAGTGTCCAGCGGGATAATTTGGGTATTCCCCACATTTATGCAGCCAATTCCCATGATTTATTCATGGCACAGGGTTATATCCATGCTCAAGACCGATTTTGGCAAATGGATTTTTGGCGCCACATCGGTTCTGGAAGATTGGCAGAAATGTTTGGCCCTTCCCAGTTAGAGACTGATAAGTATCTGCGGACAATGGGTTGGGCGAGGGTCGCCAAGCAAGAACTCGCCGCAATGGATGCAGAGATGAATGCATACTTAGAAGCATACGCCGCCGGCGTCAATGCTTATTTGGCAGAGCATCAAGGTGCTAACCTGAGTTTAGAATATGCGGTGTTGAAATTGATGAATCCTGGGTATAAACCTGAACCTTGGAAACCACTACATTCCCTGACCTGGGGTAAGGTAATGGCTTATGATTTGGGGAGAAATTTTCAAAGCGAAATTGAACGGACTGTGTTGCTGAAGACCCTCAATCTAGCTCAAGTGGAAGAACTTTTTCCCCCCTATCCCCAAGACTCCCCGGCGATTTTACCTGATTTGCAAAAAAGGAAAACGGGGGAACAGGATAGTTTTGATGAGACGCAATTAATCGCCTCTGGAACTGAGGTGATAGAGTCAATTACGCAGCCAATGTTGGCGCTGGAAAAACTGTTGGGGGGGACGGGAATCGGGATTGGTTCCAATAGTTGGGTGATTTCTGGCGATCGCACCACTACAGGTAAACCGATTTTAGCTAATGACCCCCACTTGGCTGTGCAAATTCCCTCTATTTGGTACGAGGTTGGTCTGCATTGCACTTCCAAAAGTGCAGAATGTCCCTATAACGTCACAGGCTTTTCCTTTGCGGGGATGCTGGGGGTAATTATCGGTCATAACGATCGCATTGCTTGGGGTGTCACCAATGTACAATCGGATGTAATGGATTTATATATCGAAAAAATCAACCCAAACAACCCCAACCAGTATGAGGTTAATGGTAAATGGGTGGATATGCAAATGGTTAACGAGACAATTCAAATCGCTGGGGGACAGCCAATTGTCCAAAAAGTGCGCTATACCCGTCACGGTCCGATTCTCTCGGATGTTTCCCCCAACCTGAAGCAGTTCCCGTCAAATCAGGGTGTAGAAATCCCTTCAAATTATGCCGTAGCCCTGCGCTGGACAGCCTTAGAACCTTCAAAACTAGTGTACGCCATCCCCCTACTTAATCGCGCCGAAAGCTGGACAGATTTCCGCGCTGCTGCTCGTAATTATGAAGTTCCCGCGCAAAACCTCATTTATGCTGACATTGATGGGAATATTGGCTATCAGTTACCAGGGAAATATCCCATCCGGGCGAAGGGAAATGGGCGCTATCCGGTTCCTGGGTGGACGAATGAATATGAATGGCGCGGTTATATTAACTTTGAGCAGTTACCCCAAAGTTTCAATCCAACCCAAGGTTATATCGCTACCGCCAATAATTTGGTGCAACGTAAATATCCTGGTATGATTACCACAGACTGGGTTTATGGCTATCGCGCCAAGCGGATTACCGACATGATTTCCCAGTCAAATCAGCCAATTTCTCTGCTTGATGTCGAGTCAATCCAGGCTGACAATTACAACTTGAATGCACAGACTCTCATACCCCTACTGCAAAGTATTTCTTTAGATAGTCCGTCTTTGAAAGTAGCTGAGAAATTGCTGCGAAATTGGAATTTTCAGCTAGAAATGTCATCACCCGCAGCAGCTTTATTTGAGGTATTTTGGAAACACTTGCTAGCGGATACCTTCCACGACCAGTTACCTGAAGAATATTATCCCGATGGGGGCGATCGCTGGTACACTGTGGTGAGTAATTTGGTAAAAAAACCAGATAGCTTCTGGTGGGATAACCGCAAGACGCCAAAAGTCGAGAACCGTGACCAAATTCTCCTCCAGGCTTTGACAGAAGCGGTGGATGAATTAGAACGTCATCAAAGCAAAGACCCGAAGTTTTGGAACTGGGGTAAACTGCATACAATTACTTTTCGTAACGCCACTTTGGGTAAATCGGGAATCGCACCCATTGAGGCTTTATTTAATCGTGGTGCTTTTGCAACTGCGGGGAATGGGGAGACTGTCAACGCTAACCGCTGGCGTGCAAGTGAATCTTACCAGGTGACGGAGATTCCTTCAATGCGGATGGTTGTCGATTTGGCAAATCTCGCTAATTCGGTGGCTATTCATACCCCTGGTCAGTCTGGTCACGCTTTCCATGCACATTATACAGATATGGTTGACCCTTGGCGCAAGGTTGAATATCATCCGATGTTGTGGGAGGAAAAGACGGTGTTGGGTAATGCTCAGGGACGGTTGCGGTTGGTTCCTTAA